From Erigeron canadensis isolate Cc75 chromosome 8, C_canadensis_v1, whole genome shotgun sequence, one genomic window encodes:
- the LOC122610621 gene encoding cysteine-rich receptor-like protein kinase 45: MSRDKVKNRAEITIVVLDGTNVLREKSGVEPLRYALNKVMKPDDEVVVLVIFSTSDMIYSSPVVTSCCISKDGRDHHQQPSERERYIRILREEISQGTEHYMKVFRPFYKECKSKRVKFMVKIVVGSTLDAIVTEERYNIGASLVVIGRNFAKENAPWVTRKNNKLLHMDDVKVLTYTCMPQNDVISGSSSVQETVYITQSISRFKRKTVSHDEKLVYCTLPNFEGIYQPSTSSSSIETNYHESSQEFEGYEIVEETTIATSSSTNYELGFFDELSWEVITEITEQFSNIIPIDSFEAFQMYRGFFQDQRSAVFVKRYAGINYGYVLEAEKKAASTMYHKNILGLLAFHKNEAALALVFPDVSRGAFMDRFLNGFWTRELKISFQVKMNIAIGIAQGLRYMHEQCPRGAVVHGDLRPCNILLGNNLEPQITGFGKAKWLQLDQSSPTRNSCGHKHPSDMKSLNLIKSDILAFGILLLRLFCNRSAPRDDKYFVRWARPLLAQRAYHVLYDELEYDVHGLCVVTSAAARCVSTNMKSRPCMSKVLSYLKGEVSCAEQTFPSTESSPNTASPPDPSIWEI, translated from the exons ATGTCTAGAGATAAAGTGAAAAATCGTGCAGAAATCACTATTGTCGTGTTGGATGGAACGAATGTGTTGAGGGAGAAGAGTGGTGTTGAACCGCTTCGTTATGCACTCAATAAGGTAATGAAGCCGGATGATGAAGTCGTGGTTCTTGTCATTTTTAGCACTAGTGATATGATATATTCGTCACCGGTTGTTACTAGTTGTTGCATTAGTAAGGATGGCCGGGATCATCATCAACAGCCAAGTGAAAGAGAACGATATATTAGAATTCTTCGAGAAGAGATCAGTCAGGGTACTGAGCATTACATGAAGGTCTTTAGACCCTTTTATAAGGAATGCAAGAGTAAGAGA GTCAAGTTTATGGTAAAGATTGTGGTTGGGTCAACCTTAGATGCAATTGTAACCGAAGAAAGATACAATATTGGAGCAAGTTTGGTTGTTATAGGAAG GAACTTTGCGAAAGAGAATGCACCATGGGTAACTCGAAAAAACAACAAGCTACTTCACATGGATGATGTGAAAGTACTTACATACACCTGTATGCCTCAAAATGACGTTATTTCGGGGTCATCAAGTGTCCAAGAGACAGTTTATATAACTCAAAGTATTTCTAGATTTAAGCGAAAAACAGTGTCTCATGATGAGAAACTCGTATATTGCACCCTCCCAAATTTTGAAGGAATTTACCAACCTTCTACAAGTTCTTCCAGCATTGAAACTAATTACCACGAATCATCACAAGAATTCGAAGGTTATGAAATAGTTGAAGAAACAACAATTGCTACATCATCATCAACCAATTATGAACTTGGTTTTTTTGATGAATTAAGTTGGGAAGTGATCACAGAGATAACAGAGCAGTTTTCAAACATAATTCCTATTGATTCATTTGAGGCTTTTCAAATGTATAGAGGTTTTTTTCAAGATCAACGTTCTGCTGTTTTCGTGAAGAGATACGCTGGTATAAACTATGGATACGTTCTTGAAGCCGAAAAGAAGGCAGCTTCAACTATGTACCATAAGAACATTCTTGGGTTACTTGCTTTCCACAAAAATGAGGCTGCCTTGGCCCTTGTTTTTCCTGATGTTTCTAGAGGGGCATTTATGGACAGGTTTTTAAATG GATTTTGGACAAGAGAGTTGAAAATTTCGTTTCAAGTTAAAATGAACATTGCGATTGGAATAGCTCAAGGGCTACGTTACATGCACGAACAGTGTCCACGAGGGGCCGTTGTTCACGGGGACTTACGACCATGCAATATTCTGTTAGGCAACAATTTAGAACCTCAG ATCACGGGCTTTGGGAAAGCTAAATGGTTACAGTTGGATCAATCATCTCCCACTAGAAACAG TTGTGGGCACAAACATCCTTCTGATATGAAATCGTTGAACTTGATAAAATCGGACATTCTTGCATTTGGGATACTACTATTGAGGCTCTTTTGCAACCGATCTGCTCCTAGGGATGACAAATATTTCGTTAGATGG GCAAGGCCTTTACTAGCACAACGAGCATACCATGTATTATACGATGAATTAGAGTATGATGTTCATGGATTATGCGTGGTGACATCAGCTGCTGCTAGATGCGTTAGCACTAACATGAAATCAAGACCGTGCATGAGCAAG gttctttcatatttaaaaggaGAGGTTAGTTGTGCTGAACAAACATTTCCATCTACTGAGAGCAGCCCAAACACAGCGTCACCTCCTGACCCGAGTATATGGGAAATATAA
- the LOC122579616 gene encoding bZIP transcription factor 11-like — translation MNSPNGNSSGSARIQNSGSDDPLLDQRKQKRMLSNRESARRSRMRKQKHVDDLMAQINRHKVDNKEIITTLKLTSQQFVQVEAENYILRAQIGELSQRLNSLDEIISFMNYGGTSNSICMSNGKSGMIEVDFGQYEFFNNQGGNMMYMNQQPIMHGFC, via the coding sequence ATGAATTCTCCGAATGGAAATTCATCAGGGTCAGCTCGGATCCAGAACTCTGGATCCGACGACCCTTTGCTTGATCAAAGAAAGCAAAAACGCATGCTTTCAAACCGTGAATCAGCTAGGAGATCAAGAATGAGGAAACAAAAGCATGTTGATGATCTAATGGCTCAAATCAATCGACACAAAGTCGATAACAAAGAGATCATCACCACCTTGAAACTCACCTCACAACAATTTGTTCAAGTTGAAGCAGAAAATTATATATTGAGAGCACAAATTGGTGAGCTAAGCCAAAGGCTAAATTCCCTTGATGAAATTATTAGTTTCATGAATTATGGTGGAACTAGTAATAGTATTTGCATGAGCAATGGTAAAAGTGGGATGATTGAGGTTGATTTTGGGCAATATGAGTTCTTTAATAATCAAGGAGGGAATATGATGTATATGAATCAACAACCAATCATGCATGGTTTCTGTTAG
- the LOC122580082 gene encoding peroxidase 9-like, whose amino-acid sequence MASFKLHYATFTLLALLSTSTLCLAFPGFNFGWGRGGDGVSRPIGRPVYSGLFPGFYSHSCPQANDIVMSVLKKAISQDPRMAASLLRLHFHDCFVQGCDASVLLDDHPTFASEKNSVPNKNSLRGFDVIDEIKSKLEQACPKTVSCADILALAARGSTVLSGGPNWELPLGRRDSKKASLSGSNKNIPPPNSTIQNLLTFFQRQGLNEVDLVSLSGAHTIGMARCTTFKQRLYNQNGNNQPDSTLERSYYHDLKAICPKTGGDNNISPLDLASPVTFDNAYFKLIMSGKGLLTSDQVLLSGNVGKTMQLVKDFADDHTLFSNHFARSMVKMGNISPLTGYKGEVRKNCRRIN is encoded by the exons ATGGCTTCTTTCAAACTTCACTATGCTACTTTTACACTACTTGCTTTGCTCTCAACTTCAACTCTTTGCTTAGCTTTCCCGGGCTTCAACTTTGGATGGGGTCGAGGTGGTGATGGTGTTAGCCGTCCTATTGGTCGTCCAGTTTATTCTGGACTATTCCCGGGCTTTTACAGTCACTCGTGCCCTCAAGCTAATGACATTGTCATGTCTGTTCTTAAAAAGGCCATTTCCCAGGATCCAAGAATGGCTGCTTCTTTACTTAGGCTTCATTTTCATGACTGTTTTGTTCAG GGATGTGATGCATCTGTGTTGTTGGATGACCATCCAACATTTGCAAGTGAAAAAAACTCTGTCCCTAACAAGAACTCTCTTCGTGGATTTGATGTGATCGATGAGATCAAATCTAAACTTGAACAAGCATGTCCTAAGACGGTTTCTTGTGCAGACATTCTCGCCCTTGCTGCCAGAGGTTCCACTGTTCTA AGTGGAGGGCCAAACTGGGAATTACCATTAGGAAGACGGGACTCAAAAAAAGCAAGTCTCAGTGGATCAAACAAGAACATTCCTCCTCCAAattcaactattcaaaatcttCTAACGTTTTTTCAGCGCCAAGGACTCAATGAAGTTGATCTAGTGTCACTTTCTG GAGCTCATACAATTGGGATGGCAAGATGTACTACATTTAAACAGCGTCTATACAATCAAAACGGTAACAACCAACCCGATTCAACTCTAGAAAGAAGCTACTACCATGACTTAAAAGCAATATGTCCTAAAACCGGCGGTGACAATAACATTTCACCACTAGATCTTGCATCACCTGTAACTTTCGACAATGCCTATTTCAAGCTCATTATGTCAGGAAAAGGACTTCTTACTTCTGATCAAGTGCTTCTATCAGGAAATGTAGGAAAGACTATGCAATTAGTGAAGGATTTTGCAGATGATCACACCCTTTTCTCTAACCATTTTGCACGGTCCATGGTTAAGATGGGTAATATTAGTCCCCTGACCGGCTACAAAGGTGAAGTGAGGAAGAACTGTCGTAGGATTAACTAA